Proteins encoded in a region of the Anopheles ziemanni chromosome 2, idAnoZiCoDA_A2_x.2, whole genome shotgun sequence genome:
- the LOC131281932 gene encoding brefeldin A-inhibited guanine nucleotide-exchange protein 2 — protein MQTTVASSNAGNTGNNTSGGINSTAHQTTGGSSGKGISGISALTTKTKEMFILRALEKILSDKDIKRSHHLQLKRACDVALEDIKEELKQAGHADSNGETPVPSAALPLPKNDSGNIINAEKYFLPFELACQSRTPRIVVTALDCLQKLIAYGHLTGNIPDSSNPGKFLIDRIVTTICNCFMGPQTDEGVQLQIIKALLTVVTSQHVEVHEGTVLQGVRTCYDIYLSSKNLINQTTARATLTQMLNVIFTRMENQAFEALAASQNQSAALQTSLASPTGVTASSAAMVDDSSTPTTKPVVAGEKHPDYDAMRAIVEEIVDSVIAQAASSVSEETAVSPTTPVANNEASETVSIGGISNGGTDSTSIARVPSQESMEVTSENDSIVTAKFTHILQKDAFLVFRALCKLSMKPLPEGHPDPKSHELRSKILSLHLLLSILQNAGPVFRSNEMFIMAIKQYLCVALSKNGGSAVPEVFELSLSIFVALLSNFKIHLKKQIEVFFKEIFLNILEAPSSSFEHKWMVIQALTRICADAQSVVDIYVNYDCDFSAANLFERLVNDLSKIGQGRQALELGTSVNQEKSMRIRGLECLVSILKCMVEWSKDLYVNPNSQTTLGDPPGGGGGGGGGTGGKSGGLNVSGTSIVEETTQEMVMKSHGGSSVSINSLGSTNTSGGGGNREVLDLPEELEERKQRKEVMETGIEMFNRKPKKGIAFLQERGLLGTTVEDVARWLHEDERLDKTQIGDYLGENDEQSRAVMCGYIDAMNFAELDIVAALRYFLEGFRLPGEAQKIDRLMEKFASRYCDCNPNNTLFASADTVYVLAFSVIMLTTDLHSPQVKHKMTKEQYIKMNRGISDNKDLPEEYLSQIYDEIAGHEIKMKNTVANKPAGKQIIVNEKKRKLLWNLEMEALSTTAKNLMESVSHVKASFTSAKHLEHVRPMFKMAWTSFLAAFSVGLQDCDDPEIASLCLDGIRCAVRIACIFHMSLERDAYVQALARFTLLTANSPINEMKAKNIDTIKTLIMVAHTDGNYLGSSWLDIVKCISHLELAQLIGTGVRPEFLSGPASHRDTLDPSAKEHIGETSSQSIVVAVDRIFTGSIRLDGDAIVDFVKALCQVSLDELTRPQPRMFSLQKIVEISYYNMGRIRLQWSRIWQILGEHFNAVGCNTNEEIAFFALDSLRQLSMKFIEKGEFTNFRFQKDFLRPFEHIMKKNNSPAIRDMVVRCVAQMVNSQAHNIKSGWKNIFSVFHLAAGDHDEAIVELAFLTTGKIITELYRSQFPIMIDSFQDAVKCLSEFACNARFPDTSMEAIRLVRTCALCVNESPQLFAEHAGMENDVSVPEEDRVWVRGWFPMLFSLSCVVNRCKLDVRTRGLTVLFEIVKTHGDAYRANWWRDLFNVLFRIFDNMKLPEHQTEKAEWMTTTCNHALYAIIDVFTQYFDMLGPMLLADLYCQLHWCVQQNNEQLARSGTNCLENLVISNGLKFGEDTWDKTCQCMLDIFNSTLPRELLTWKPDPLPQSIATPGGGQQPSVVRGNHENGDLPRHGILKRSGSQHSVHTQDHPHHGESTANTSVLFSNLLIKCVVQLELIQTIDNIVFFPATSRKEDAETLAQATAELSSISSHPSGGHPSYPSSLSGEECQREEQGMYSYLNTPHLLQLVDCLLQSHRFAKQFNSNNDQRTVLWKAGFKGSLKPNLLKQETQSLACVLRILFKMYSDESRRRDWQDIESRLIGVCTEALDYFLSLPSEPHRDAWTSLLLLVMTRLLKMSDARFAAHITSYYVFLCDLTCVDLKPELRTVLRRVFLRISPVFGISNANGNGASTTIPLAAT, from the exons atGCAAACTACTGTGGCCAGCAGCAACGCAGGAAACACTGGCAACAACACTAGCGGGGGCATCAACAGCACGGCGCACCAGACGACCGGCGGAAGCAGTGGCAAAGGGATCAGCGGAATTTCGGCACTGACGACCAAAACGAAGGAAATGTTTATTCTACGGGCACTGGAAAAGATTCTCAGCGACAAAGACATCAAACGGTCGCATCACCTTCAGCTGAAGCGGGCCTGCGATGTGGCACTCG AAGACATCAAGGAAGAGCTGAAACAGGCTGGTCATGCGGATTCCAATGGCGAAACACCGGTACCATCGGCCGCGCTTCCGCTGCCAAAGAACGACTCCGGGAACATTATCAATGCGGAAAAGTATTTCCTCCCGTTTGAGCTCGCATGTCAAAGCCGCACGCCCCGTATCGTCGTGACCGCGCTCGATTGCCTGCAGAAGCTGATCGCATACGGGCATCTGACCGGCAACATTCCCGATTCGTCCAATCCGGGCAAGTTTCTGATCGATCGTATCGTGACGACGATCTGCAACTGCTTTATGGGCCCGCAGACGGACGAAGGTGTGCAACTGCAGATTATCAAAGCGCTGCTAACGGTCGTCACTTCGCAGCACGTGGAAGTGCACGAGGGCACGGTACTGCAGGGGGTGCGGACATGCTACGACATCTATCTGTCGAGCAAGAACCTCATCAACCAAACGACGGCCCGGGCGACGCTGACGCAGATGCTGAACGTGATCTTTACGCGGATGGAAAATCAAGCGTTTGAGGCACTGGCCGCTAGTCAAAACCAGTCCGCGGCACTGCAAACATCCCTGGCATCGCCGACCGGCGTGACGGCCAGTAGTGCGGCGATGGTGGACGATTCATCGACACCAACGACGAAACCGGTGGTTGCGGGAGAAAAACATCCCGATTATGATGCCATGCGAGCGATCGTGGAGGAAATCGTGGATAGTGTGATCGCTCAAGCGGCATCGAGTGTTTCGGAGGAGACAGCCGTCAGTCCAACGACCCCGGTGGCCAACAATGAGGCCAGCGAGACGGTTAGTATCGGAGGGATATCGAACGGTGGTACCGATTCCACCTCGATCGCACGCGTCCCATCGCAGGAGAGCATGGAGGTGACGAGCGAGAACGATAGCATCGTGACGGCCAAGTTCACCCACATCCTGCAAAAGGATGCCTTCCTGGTGTTCCGTGCGCTCTGCAAACTCTCCATGAAACCGCTCCCCGAGGGCCATCCGGACCCGAAGTCGCACGAGTTGCGCTCGAAGATTCTCTCGCTGCATCTTCTGCTGTCGATTCTGCAGAATGCCGGTCCAGTGTTTCGCTCGAACGAAATGTTCATCATGGCCATCAAGCAGTATCTGTGCGTGGCCCTCTCGAAGAACGGCGGTAGCGCGGTGCCTGAAGTTTTCGAACTGTCCCTTTCGATCTTTGTCGCACTGCTGTCCAACTTCAAGATCCACCTGAAGAAACAGATCGAAGTGTTTTTCAAGGAGATTTTCCTCAACATCCTCGAGGCGCCCAGCTCGTCGTTCGAGCACAAGTGGATGGTCATTCAGGCGCTGACGCGTATCTGTGCGGACGCGCAAAGTGTGGTAGACATTTACGTCAACTACGATTGTGATTTTTCCGCTGCCAATCTGTTCGAGCGGCTAGTGAACGACCTCTCGAAGATCGGCCAAGGTCGGCAGGCGCTCGAGCTCGGCACGTCGGTCAATCAGGAAAAATCGATGCGCATCCGGGGGCTCGAGTGTCTGGTGTCGATCCTCAAGTGTATGGTCGAGTGGAGCAAGGATCTTTACGTGAACCCGAACTCACAGACCACGCTCGGTGATCCTcccggtggaggtggtggtggtggtggtggtactgGGGGAAAAAGTGGTGGATTGAATGTGAGCGGAACGTCGATCGTCGAAGAGACGACGCAAGAGATGGTGATGAAATCGCATGGAGGATCCAGTGTGAGTATCAACTCGCTCGGTAGTACCAACACGTCCGGCGGTGGAGGAAATCGGGAAGTTCTGGACCTACCCGAGGAGCTGGAGGAGCGCAAGCAGCGGAAGGAGGTGATGGAGACGGGCATCGAAATGTTTAACCGTAAGCCGAAGAAGGGCATCGCGTTTCTACAGGAGCGTGGGTTGCTCGGGACGACGGTTGAGGACGTGGCGCGTTGGCTCCACGAAGACGAGCGGCTGGACAAGACGCAGATCGGTGACTATCTGGGAGAAAACGACGAACAAAGCCGGGCGGTGATGTGTGGCTACATCGACGCGATGAACTTTGCCGAGCTGGACATTGTGGCGGCCCTGCGGTACTTCTTGGAAGGATTCCGGTTACCGGGCGAAGCGCAAAAGATCGATCggttgatggaaaagtttgcgTCGCGCTACTGCGACTGCAATCCGAACAACACGCTGTTTGCCAGCGCTGACACGGTGTATGTGCTGGCGTTCTCTGTGATAATGCTAACGACGGACCTGCATTCGCCACAGGTAAAGCACAAGATGACCAAGGAGCAGTATATCAAGATGAACCGGGGCATCAGCGACAACAAGGATCTGCCGGAGGAGTACCTGTCGCAGATCTACGACGAGATCGCCGGGCACGAGATCAAGATGAAGAACACGGTAGCGAACAAACCGGCCGGCAAGCAGATCATCGTCAATGAGAAGAAGCGAAAGTTGCTGTGGAACCTCGAGATGGAGGCCCTCTCGACGACGGCAAAGAACCTGATGGAGTCGGTGTCCCACGTGAAGGCTTCGTTTACGTCCGCCAAGCATCTGGAGCATGTTCGGCCGATGTTTAAAATGGCCTGGACATCGTTCCTGGCCGCGTTCTCCGTTGGGCTGCAGGACTGTGACGATCCGGAGATCGCTTCCCTGTGCCTCGATGGCATCCGGTGTGCGGTGCGCATCGCGTGCATCTTCCACATGAGTCTCGAGCGGGACGCGTACGTGCAGGCGCTGGCACGGTTCACGCTGCTCACGGCCAACTCGCCCATCAACGAGATGAAGGCGAAGAACATCGACACGATCAAAACGCTCATCATGGTGGCGCACACCGACGGGAACTATCTCGGTTCGAGCTGGTTAGATATCGTGAAGTGCATCTCACATCTCGAACTGGCCCAACTAATCGGCACCGGAGTGCGGCCCGAGTTCCTCTCGGGGCCGGCATCGCATCGCGACACGCTCGATCCATCGGCAAAGGAACACATTGGGGAAACGAGCTCGCAGAGTATCGTGGTGGCGGTggatcgaatcttcaccgGCTCAATCCGGCTGGATGGTGACGCGATCGTGGACTTTGTCAAAGCCCTCTGTCAGGTGTCGCTGGACGAACTGACGCGACCGCAGCCACGCATGTTTTCTCTCCAGAAGATCGTCGAAATATCGTACTACAATATGGGTCGTATTCGTTTGCAATGGTCCCGCATCTGGCAGATTCTGGGCGAGCACTTTAACGCCGTCGGGTGCAACACGAACGAGGAGATCGCCTTCTTTGCGCTCGACTCGCTACGCCAGCTGTCGATGAAGTTCATCGAGAAGGGCGAGTTCACGAACTTCCGCTTCCAGAAGGACTTCTTGCGACCGTTCGAGCACATCATGAAGAAGAACAATTCGCCCGCGATCCGCGACATGGTAGTGCGGTGCGTCGCGCAGATGGTAAACTCGCAGGCACACAACATCAAATCGGGCTGGAAGAACATATTCTCCGTGTTCCATTTGGCGGCGGGCGATCACGACGAAGCCATCGTGGAGCTCGCCTTCCTGACGACGGGCAAAATCATCACCGAGCTCTACCGCTCGCAGTTTCCCATCATGATCGACTCGTTCCAGGATGCGGTCAAGTGCCTGTCGGAGTTTGCGTGCAATGCGCGCTTCCCGGACACGAGCATGGAAGCGATTCGGCTCGTGCGGACGTGTGCCCTGTGCGTGAATGAGTCGCCGCAGCTGTTCGCCGAGCACGCGGGCATGGAGAACGACGTTTCGGTGCCGGAGGAGGATCGCGTGTGGGTACGCGGTTGGTTCCCGATGCTGTTCTCGCTCTCCTGTGTCGTCAACCGGTGCAAGCTGGACGTGCGAACCCGCGGGCTGACCGTGCTGTTCGAGATTGTGAAAACGCACGGCGACGCATATCGGGCGAACTGGTGGCGGGATCTGTTCAACGTGCTGTTCCGCATCTTCGACAACATGAAGCTGCCCGAGCATCAGACGGAGAAAGCGGAATGGATGACGACGACGTGTAATCACGCGCTGTACGCCATCATCGACGTATTTACGCAGTACTTCGACATGCTCGGACCGATGCTGCTGGCCGACCTGTACTGTCAGCTGCACTGGTGCGTACAGCAGAACAACGAGCAGCTGGCCCGGTCCGGCACGAACTGTCTGGAGAATCTGGTCATTTCGAACGGGCTGAAGTTCGGCGAGGACACGTGGGATAAGACGTGCCAGTGTATGCTGGACATCTTCAACAGCACGCTGCCGAGAGAGTTGCTCACCTGGAAGCCGGATCCGTTGCCTCAATCGATCGCCACACCCGGCGGTGGACAACAACCTTCGGTGGTGCGGGGGAATCACGAGAACGGTGATCTGCCACGGCATGGCATTCTGAAGCGGTCCGGTTCGCAGCATTCCGTGCACACCCAGGACCACCCGCATCATGGGGAAAGTACCGCAAACACATCGGTGCTTTTCTCCAACCTGCTGATTAAGTGCGTCGTGCAGCTCGAGCTGATCCAAACGATCGACAACATCGTGTTTTTCCCCGCGACCTCGCGCAAGGAGGACGCCGAAACGCTCGCCCAGGCGACGGCCGAGCTTAGCTCGATCTCCAGCCACCCGTCGGGTGGACACCCATCGTACCCTTCGTCCCTCTCGGGCGAAGAGTGTCAGCGGGAGGAGCAGGGCATGTACAGCTATCTGAATACGCCCCACCTGCTCCAGCTCGTGGACTGCCTGCTCCAGAGCCACCGATTCGCGAAGCAGTTCAACTCAAACAACGACCAGCGTACGGTTCTGTGGAAGGCCGGTTTTAAGGGCTCGCTGAAACCGAATCTGCTCAAGCAGGAAACCCAATCGCTCGCCTGCGTGCTGCGGATACTGTTCAAGATGTACAGTGACGAGAGCCGGCGGCGGGACTGGCAGGACATCGAAAGCCGGTTGATTGGCGTTTGTACGGAGGCGTTGGACTACTTCTTGTCGCTACCGAGCGAACCGCACCGGGACGCCTGGACgtcactgctgctgctggtgatgacgCGATTACTCAAGATGTCCGATGCGAGA TTTGCCGCTCACATCACCAGCTACTACGTGTTTCTGTGCGATCTGACGTGCGTCGATCTGAAACCGGAGCTGAGGACGGTCTTACGTCGTGTGTTCTTGCGCATCAGCCCCGTGTTTGGAATCTCGAATGCCAATGGCAACGGTGCCAGTACCACCATCCCTCTAGCAGCTACCTAG